In Cotesia glomerata isolate CgM1 linkage group LG1, MPM_Cglom_v2.3, whole genome shotgun sequence, one genomic interval encodes:
- the LOC123265326 gene encoding DEAD-box ATP-dependent RNA helicase 42-like, which produces MRIAVLVTLVLCVIIVLSLESTDGKKTHGKNKHSDVEHHSTRNGKKNKVEKNHVKTKERKRRSTEDMDVDEKMIVEETVQKHKKTQKNKQRKENARSDEILNEVKEKKKRVEGIKTKDNRNQQEDEGVDTVTDNEVDNQSNDLETSDETDAENSQSVETGAKESSDKKKNGKANKKKKDKIKKKIKKDKKLKNSDSLSEDENVIDEQNEQECDSLCHFNAGKNKKSEKCKSKYTDGKSTKSKISKCTSSNSDDTSVDAENETVGNEEEKET; this is translated from the exons atgcg aatCGCTGTGCTTGTTACACTTGTTTTGTGTGTGATTATCGTTTTATCATTGGAAAGTACTGACGGTAAAAAAACCCACGGCAAAAATAAACACTCTGATGTAGAACATCATTCAACTcg taatggtaaaaaaaataaggttgAAAAGAATCATGTAAAAACTAAAGAGAGAAAACGACGATCAACTGAAGACATGGATGtggatgaaaaaatgattgtgGAAGAAACAGTCcagaaacataaaaaaactcaaaaaaataaacaacgaaAAGAAAATGCTAGGAGTGACGAAATATTAAACGAAGtaaaggagaaaaaaaaacgagttGAGGGTATCAAAACAAAAGATAATCGCAATCAACAAGAAGACGAAGGTGTAGACACTGTGACTGATAATGAAGTTGATAATCAGTCCAATGATTTAGAAACTTCGGATGAAACCGATGCAGAAAATAGTCAATCTGTTGAAACTGGCGCTAAGGAAagtagtgataaaaaaaagaatggaAAGGCAAACAAGAAGAAAAAAGAtaagataaagaaaaaaattaagaaggataaaaaattgaagaattctGATTCACTTTCTGAAGACGAGAACGTAATTGATGAGCAAAATGAACAAGAATGCGACTCACTTTGCCATTTCAATGCAgggaaaaacaaaaaatctgAGAAGTGTAAATCAAAATATACGGACGGAAAATCAAcgaaatcaaaaatttcgaaatgTACATCGTCAAATTCCGACGATACTTCTGTTGACGCTGAAAATGAAACCGTCGGTAACGAAGAGGAAAAAGaaacataa
- the LOC123265308 gene encoding odorant receptor Or2-like isoform X1, with translation MMTKSSIVKDVEWAIGSHRTLLQINGLWIYSEKHSWLEVVMNIQTLLLTLSIFGFVTLPQTIALMKTWGNVTLIGDNIMSNLPVTMAGIKLIKMWTNKKILVRMVKRIENDWYQLSNNTERDVMIKYAKIPKLMLLCGLINITSSTLFYHILSNFFGITLRATSNLTDIYGDKILPLQSVYFFDLSTTLSFYFISWSQLFGSLVASLVYTTFDITFGLFVLHTCALLENLSERIHNIPMGSEVKLQKILKSIVLQHCALIRFVGRIEEIFSTVLLGLVISFGVLFSVLGFQIVVSITDSEVQLPIFQATFYIVFMNYFLGLMFIYSWVGENLIKRSDSLNDAIYNCDWTLLIAKDRRQMILLLLNSQRKLCVTVGGVASVSLDTFAKLIKTSAGYISVLLAAKE, from the exons ATGATGACAAAAAGTTCAATAGTAAAAGATGTGGAATGGGCAATCGGAAGCCATCGCACGCTTCTTCAAATAAATGGTTTATGGATTTACTCTGAAAAACATTCATGGCTTGAGGTTGTAATGAATATTCAAACATTACTTCTCACTTTAAGTATATTTGGATTTGTTACATTGCCCCAAACTATAGCGTTGATGAAAACTTGGGGTAATGTTACGTTGATTGGGGATAACATTATGTCCAATTTACCAGTCACTATGGCTGgaataaaacttattaaaatgtggactaacaaaaaaa TTCTCGTAAGGATGGTCAAACGAATTGAAAATGACTGGTATCAATTAAGTAATAATACTGAACGAGATGTTATGATAAAGTATGCAAAAATCCCAAAGTTAATGTTATTGTGCGGCTTGATTAACATTACTTCAAGTACTTTGTTTTATcacattttatcaaatttcttCGGTATTACTTTACGTGCAACATCTAATCTTACTGATATCTATGGAGATAAAATTCTCCCACTTCAATCGGTGTACTTTTTCGATCTATCGACAACCCTtagtttctattttatatcatgGAGTCAATTATTTGGTTCTTTAGTTGCCAGTCTTGTTTATACAACTTTCGACATAACTTTTGGTTTATTTGTGCTGCATACATGTGCTCTCCTAGAAAATCTTTCAGAACGAATTCATAATATACCAATGGGTTCTGAAgtaaaattacagaaaattttgaaatcgatTGTTCTACAACATTGTGCTTTAATCAG ATTTGTAGGTCGAATTGAAGAGATTTTCAGCACAGTATTATTAGGATTGGTTATATCTTTCGGCGTACTTTTCAGCGTTTTAGGATTTCAAATCGTTGTC AGCATTACGGACAGTGAAGTACAACTACCTATATTCCAAGCAACTTTTTACATTGTATTCATGAATTACTTTTTAGGCTTAATGTTCATTTACTCATGGGTTGGAGAGAATTTGATCAAAaga AGTGACTCCTTGAATGATGCAATTTACAACTGTGATTGGACATTGCTCATTGCAAAAGACCGTCGTCAAATGATTCTTCTGCTACTAAACTCTCAGAGAAAATTATGTGTTACAGTAGGAGGTGTTGCTTCAGTGTCTCTTGATACCTTTGCGAAG ttaataaaaacatCTGCGGGGTATATATCAGTACTACTTGCAGCCAAAGAGTGA
- the LOC123265308 gene encoding uncharacterized protein LOC123265308 isoform X2, with protein MMTKSSIVKDVEWAIGSHRTLLQINGLWIYSEKHSWLEVVMNIQTLLLTLSIFGFVTLPQTIALMKTWGNVTLIGDNIMSNLPVTMAGIKLIKMWTNKKILVRMVKRIENDWYQLSNNTERDVMIKYAKIPKLMLLCGLINITSSTLFYHILSNFFGITLRATSNLTDIYGDKILPLQSVYFFDLSTTLSFYFISWSQLFGSLVASLVYTTFDITFGLFVLHTCALLENLSERIHNIPMGSEVKLQKILKSIVLQHCALIRFVGRIEEIFSTVLLGLVISFGVLFSVLGFQIVVSDSLNDAIYNCDWTLLIAKDRRQMILLLLNSQRKLCVTVGGVASVSLDTFAKLIKTSAGYISVLLAAKE; from the exons ATGATGACAAAAAGTTCAATAGTAAAAGATGTGGAATGGGCAATCGGAAGCCATCGCACGCTTCTTCAAATAAATGGTTTATGGATTTACTCTGAAAAACATTCATGGCTTGAGGTTGTAATGAATATTCAAACATTACTTCTCACTTTAAGTATATTTGGATTTGTTACATTGCCCCAAACTATAGCGTTGATGAAAACTTGGGGTAATGTTACGTTGATTGGGGATAACATTATGTCCAATTTACCAGTCACTATGGCTGgaataaaacttattaaaatgtggactaacaaaaaaa TTCTCGTAAGGATGGTCAAACGAATTGAAAATGACTGGTATCAATTAAGTAATAATACTGAACGAGATGTTATGATAAAGTATGCAAAAATCCCAAAGTTAATGTTATTGTGCGGCTTGATTAACATTACTTCAAGTACTTTGTTTTATcacattttatcaaatttcttCGGTATTACTTTACGTGCAACATCTAATCTTACTGATATCTATGGAGATAAAATTCTCCCACTTCAATCGGTGTACTTTTTCGATCTATCGACAACCCTtagtttctattttatatcatgGAGTCAATTATTTGGTTCTTTAGTTGCCAGTCTTGTTTATACAACTTTCGACATAACTTTTGGTTTATTTGTGCTGCATACATGTGCTCTCCTAGAAAATCTTTCAGAACGAATTCATAATATACCAATGGGTTCTGAAgtaaaattacagaaaattttgaaatcgatTGTTCTACAACATTGTGCTTTAATCAG ATTTGTAGGTCGAATTGAAGAGATTTTCAGCACAGTATTATTAGGATTGGTTATATCTTTCGGCGTACTTTTCAGCGTTTTAGGATTTCAAATCGTTGTC AGTGACTCCTTGAATGATGCAATTTACAACTGTGATTGGACATTGCTCATTGCAAAAGACCGTCGTCAAATGATTCTTCTGCTACTAAACTCTCAGAGAAAATTATGTGTTACAGTAGGAGGTGTTGCTTCAGTGTCTCTTGATACCTTTGCGAAG ttaataaaaacatCTGCGGGGTATATATCAGTACTACTTGCAGCCAAAGAGTGA